The window GGCTATCTTTTTCaagtgtttttaaaatcaagtcaaaattttaaaagctgaccaaaaaaaaagattaaattaaaacttgttttgtttttggaattttgttaaattttaactcttaatacttaaaaaatgatatatgccctttgtaaaatttataagaaaataggtttaataaaaataaaaaaaaaagttccgATGGAAAGTAAATCATCCACTTCTCAAATCTCtcaaagtttgaaaacatGACACAACAAGAAGAAAGTTGAATTATTAAATCAGCAAGCAAGTTTGTCCTTTCAAAGTTTATACACTAAAAACAAGAATGGAATTACGAAAGCAATCTCTGTTCCAGAAGAGCACTAAAAAGTTTCAGAGCAAAAATTGGAGTTgtaatggagaaaaagaagaactcACAGGCAGCTAATTCAATCTGGGTCAGGTAAACAAAGTCCAAAACTGCAGTAATCTCCCTCTCAAAAGTACGGAAAGGCCCACTCGGAAACTCCATCTTCCGTAGCTTACAGACCCCTTCTCCAAGCTCCATCATCGCCCCTCTATGATTCTAACCCagaaacaaattcaaacaaacacacaGCAACGATATGATACCACCAAACGAAAATAGAGATTATGAAATCACAAACCCGATTGAAGAGATGATGAAGCCCCACAGCGCACTGAAGAATGCCATGAATTAGGGTTCTAGTAGGGTCCTCGGCTTCGTTCCACAGAGCCTCAAGAACGTCATGGCAATCGTAATAAGCTCCTTGATTGAAGAGATCGACTGCTTCATCGAAGCCGAAATCTCCGGTGATTTTCTCATCTCCGTCTTCGTGGTCAGCGGTGAATCGGTAGGAGGTACGAAAGGAGAGGGGTATCGTGGTTATTCTTCGACTGTTCGTGGTTCTTGGAGAGCTTTGGAGGGTGGAGCCATGGGGGGAAATGGAGCTGAAAGTGCGGTGAGGCGGAAGAGGGGATGGGAAGGAGGAGGAAATATAGAGTGATAGAAGAGAAGCCATTGTCGATTGATTGAAGAAGCTCGAGAAATTGGAGCCATTTCTTGAGCTTGGTGTGACTTTTTTTTGGAATGAAGGGTTGGAGGTTTCGTGTGAGGCTGTGTGGCCTTGAAGTGGTGGACAGAAAATGATCTTTGTCAATATGTGAGATGAAGTTTAGTTTTGTAGTCTTTAAAATAGATGAGCAGAATGAGTTTAGAAGGCTCTTTCTTAATATTGTTGTTGTCTACCACCATAATTATCATTGTCTATCCCTCTTTccttctaaaatttaattgtcaAATGCATTCCTAACCAATAAATGGATTGTTGTTGATTATGTATTTaggtccattttttttatgcacACCACCTTGTGACTGTAGATTTACGGGTTCttattaaacaaatctaaagaGAAAATCATCCAAATGTTCAAACAAAactagatttaaaataataaaatattgaagatcATCAAGAAAGGCATACGTTttattttccataaaaaagattcaaatgcATTATTACATAAAGCACctctttaaaatgaaataaaagatttaccttaaaaaagatttatgtttatttgCCATAAAACCTAGCTGCATAAAACCCAAACTACCCTATCCTCTTATTTAGAACATGATgttcctaaatttttaaaaggcatttctaaatttttaaaaggcATTTTAAGTTCACGATgtccttaaatttttaaaatatattttatttttatatagacctttttttgaaattatcaatatgaatttttaaaaagcattttaagtttatgatgtccttaaatttttaaaatatattttatttttaaacaaacttttttgtattgataatatattttatttttatacaaacttttttttgaaattatcaaTATGAAAAGGTGGTAGTTGCAATTACTAGATTTCAAACTCAAACCACCTCCAAGCAAATAGAATAAATTGGATTTTATAGGAATTGAATTGTACTCAAGGTTACATTTTGAAATACTGATATCCACAAAATGTCACAATCTCAATTTCAATATTcagttaaattataatttaacgtTCTTTCATTCACTTTCTCATTCCTTCTTTCTTGTGTTTAAATTTACTGTTTTATTCAACCAATAACTTAATTTAGATCCTTAAGTTCatcaaaaacatttatttgcTACTACATTTGGGttaaggagaaaaagaaaaaagacaaatatatacaatcacatttaaaaaacgCCATATCCATAACTGTACAGATCAATATCAAACAAGTTTTAATCACAAAAAGACTTTCGTAAGTTCCACCCCTAAAAActttcatttattcatttcaGGCAAAAGATTTCCTGATAAAAAGTGTGTATTGCATTAGGAATAGAGATTCAAGCCTACAACATCCAAAAAGTATGTTTTGTTGGGAATACTCTATGGTCATTAAACCCTAAAacttttttatcaaatatggATTTTGAAACTATTCCAAAAAACACCATCCATTTATGCAAAATATGATCAAATAGGGTGCACATTTGTAATGTGACTTGAAAAAACTTGAGAAATCAAGTATCAAActctaaaaaactaaaaaatgagaaaCCAATCATGaattttgcatattttgtGTGTTCCAAACTTGACCCTTAGTAGATCGAGAGAGCTCCTAACTTGGCCAAGTAAACAATTGCTTGCACAGTATATTGCTGCTTCATACAATGAATCACCTACATTGCAAACATAGCtgatgttaattttaaatgaggTTATCATTCAATTCCACATTGTCTTAGTGAATTTGACTCTCAATCCTATGTTGACATTCCAAGTTTCTTGTTAATTGGCAAGTTGCTTTAGTTCCATTCTAGGGAACAATTAAAttcactacaaaaaaaaatagacacTCATGCTTTTTTCTACTATGTTGCTAATTATTTGCAGATGTAtggaagtaaaaaaaaacaaagtggaTAGAAAGAGACCTTAGCGATCATTTCATTTCCTTCATCATCAATTCTAAGCTTCATTTCGCAACACGAGCTTATCTTTTTCATCTTGACGTATCCGGTAGCGAAAATAGATAAATTGTATTAGTATCTAAAGAAGTTAAGTTTCAAGTTTCTGTCCAGTAAATTTTTGAAGGCCAGACCGGCCAGGGCGGGCCTGTGTTTAAGAAGCGCTAAAATTTATGCAATATAATATTATCTTCACATATATAGTTGATAATGAGGATACAAAAGTGTCTAGAAGCACACATCCAAATGCATCCACAAGCCAAGGGAGATTTGGTTTGATCTTCGACCAACTTGTACTGCTTACAAGTATgctatttaaaaatgataaaagtaaacaaattattataaaagatcttaaaaatagaaaataaccTTGATTGACAACGCATTCTATGATTATGATTATCAAAAGAACTAATCAAAGTAACAgctaaaaagcaaaaaagcgCGACGGATGGACAATATTCACCTGGCAACGTATGTGGAGTTCCCTATTAAAGCAAAAATGAACATCAACGGACTAAGACCCTACAtagtaattgaaattttttagtgAATTCAATTACCGCTCTGCTGCAttataaattgcaaaaaaacaGCAAGAaactcatttaaaattataaaggaTAAGTCCAAACGACTAGATCCATACTAAGTTTAAGTTAATTGCACCATAATTATCTTTACCTCAACGTGGCCCCTTTTTATCTACAAaaatcaccaaaaaaaaaagagtgttAATATCTCGTGACCATAAAGTTTGAAGGCCCAAAAAAACCAATGTATGCcaataaaattgagaaaaataagcTATGActtaattattcaaatcttAAAGTGGAGGCTTCCATACAACTAGCCAAGACCAAACTATGTGAATAAACATAATGAGAATTTCTTGACCatgtttgtaaagaaaaatagaataaatcgtgctatgtaaaagaaaacctcacattcaaacaaatttgagGAAGTCGTCCACCCATATATATAACTGCCATTGCCCAACCAAGATAAGTTCCAATTCCACCGCCGCCGCCTTCATTGACGTTATTTTGTAACACACCAGCAACCTGAAATTTCAACGGCAGTCGACAATTTTATATCTTGAATGCATGCATATCATACATGCAGCTCCATCATGCTATGAAGATTATAAAAAGGAATATGAGGAAGAGCTCCTTGAGCATGAATTTACTAGGTTGCTTAGTTATTGTGCAAACTTCTGGACCCTAAAATTAATCTTCCAGCTAACATACATGGAAAACGAAGTTCATTTTAAGCCTACCTGTAAAAGCTTTCTTCCTACTGGTATGACAAATCCTTTGTTCGAATTGTCAGAGACGCTGTAAAATCTGCTTTCTGCAGAATGATGGTGATTGAGTGTGCTAAAGAATGTCAACATGAAAACCTGGTGACGTAAGTTCAAACTATTATGAAGTGTACAAATAATTGGTACTAACTACTAAGAATTATGCAATACGGCTTACCAAACATAACATTGTCTTGACATTGGGAGGTCTTGGAGCTGACGATGGTTCATTTCCATCAAGTAAAGGCTCTTGCATTGGGTTGTGAATATAAGGAGGAGTCATTTTTTGTCTTAAAAAAGACCCTGATGTGGGAGTATGACTCCTCGATAGAGATCTTGCTGACCTGATTATTTACAAACAAAGAGAGAACACAATGACCAGAGAAACAtaccaattaattaatcaaacatatatacacacaaacaGAGTAAGACTAGAAATCCCTATTAAGAGACGAAAGAATTGATAATTGTCCAACTTTTACCACCAAACTAGCATTGTAGGtcaatttctataaatttgagaagtgaattgataaaaattacttcaattttcttcGAAAACTTACCACCCCAAATCCTCTTCCATTTCTTAGGGATGAGGATATGAGTCTCTAAGGTAGGTGTAAAGTTGTATTTTAGAGTGTGGAGACCAGAGCGATCCCGTTTCTTAGAGTCTTTGAAGTGTTATCCATTATTTGAATTAGCCTTCCAAAAATGTTCAATATCTCTATTACAAAAGGTGTTAAAGAGTGATTGAggtagaggaagaagagaggcCATTGTGATCCAAGCAAGCTGAATAAATCAAAGGTATTCCAAAATCAATTAGTTAGGTAGATCAAAGTGATTATATGATCCCTTTTTTAGTCGGAATAGAGTTGAATGACTGAGTTATGATTATTGCATTTCTAACATTGAAACTCATTCtgcaaattaaataattcttCAAGGTGACTACAACATTCTAcattcatttaaataattataatttccaGATTGAAGGCTAAAATCGTCTAAACAcaataatttcaattgattGTGACTTTTGTATGATATAGGACTAAAGCAGGAAGCTGGACAGTGAAAGGAGAAAATAATTACATGTAATATAGTTCTCGACCCGTGGAACTATTTTGTCGAAGCATTGGAAGAGGAATAGGACTAGTGGAAGcactttctctttttgaaGTATTGAACTTGCTCATGTCATCATTGTTGACTTGATTCACATTAACACTGCCATAGCTCTGTTGGGCTTTATCACGTGCATCAATCTGTGCATTGGCCTCACTGTGAACAAGACCCTAAGGCATGcagaaaattgagaaataatattaggaaaaacaaataaaaacgtatttttgtagaagaaaaacttAAGGTATTCAATAGTttcacaaatgaaaaatgaatagaaTTTATCTTTGTAGAAACTAGAAAGAGCTTCATCTATAATGCAAATTCTCCTGTGCATAATAGCTTTTGATGATTATTTAGGCATTACAGCCCAAAGGAGAACCTAAAGAATTGGATTAAAATGTCATCACATTTCAGTGTTCAGACCAGGCACTGTGATAGAAATATGATGTAccacaaacaaataaatagcATATTATGGACACTATCACTAAAAGATCATTGAGGGAAGTTAAAGAAACTATGTTCTTTCCCCTAATGTTGGGTTGGGTATTAAGATTTGTAGAGGGAAGGACACTCTATTTGAAATGTCTGGGATCGTGTAAGCAGACAGAACTTATCATTCTCGAAAGAAAAAGCAGATTTAGCTGAAAAGGAAAAGCACATCAGCTTTAACTGGAAACTGTATCTCACCCATGTGTATTTGTCATAAGTGAAAGTGTATATGTAAATGTATGTACCTATGTATAGTagcatatatacatatatacatgtaAATAGTATAGGCAGACAAGCAACAAGCAGTAAGTTGAAAAAAGAGTGTATAACCTTGCATTGTCTTCGCCGATACTTCATTTGAGGATATATGTGCCCATAATATATGGCCTGTGTAAACAGAATCCCTGTTGTGATGGTATACAACTGCATACCAGCATGATAATGATTTCCACCAATatcagaagaaaaaataaggtATTGGATGTGTACAAAATTTGGACGGAATGAgacttgaaaaataatttcataaccTTAGACCATACCAATGCCATGTAATATTGAGTTGGAAGCTGCATAAACAAgcaaagttaaaattaataataaacatgtaggatttgaaaagataaatcTCTAAAACATGATTAAGTTCAAGACCCACAATTTAATTGAGTTAGACAAACTTGCCAAGGAACATGACTCTGACATGGTTCCCTTGAGATATACTGTTATTTTAGATGGGACTTTATTTGCTTGCATAAACGGTTACAGATGTAGTAAACCTGAACTTATCTTGTTGAATTTTCCAATGAAAAGTAAGGCATTAATTCTATAGATTTAAGTGAACCACTTACTGTTGCTGGTTCCAATATGCAACCAAAGACATTGAAAAGGTCTCTGCAAAAAGAtaggaagaaattttaatacaGAGATGACTAAACTCTGCTTTGTGTCTTGGCaactttaaaagtaaaaataaatgagacgTGTCCGATATGTAATCTACTACTCAATCAATTCAAAAGAATACTACACAAAGCACATATCATAGTGATGGCTAGTGAAAGGCTTATGCTTGTGAATCCATACCTCAAAGATCTGGCAAACATTTTGTACTACATCCGAAGcagtcaagaaaaatatttttgtagaGATGTACTcacataattatataatagCAAAAAACTTTTTGAGGAATTCTAccaatttctaaattataacgCTGTAAGTGGGTTAGAGTAAATATTGATTAACCCAACAGTTCCTTTTGGGTGCAGGGCAGAAGAAGGTTGTATTGGCTTAAGAGTGTTAAAGTGCCATCGGAGATGAGCTCAAGTCAGAATTAATACTTATACCCAATCAACTAGTGTAAGGACTCAGATGttagttatttttgtaaaagctGTAAAGTTTATTGCGAACAGAGAATCTTGAAAACGTCCACAGAATTTGCAGAAATCATAAAGTCTTAAAAAGTTAATCCGGAATCCTTCTGTATTATTCCAGGAGGGAGTTATATGAAAATAGAGTTTAAAAACAGATCTCAATAGACCCTGAAGGGAAGTTGTTCCAAAGACTCGGGATGTTTGGAAATACCCCCAAAGTCTTGTATTTATGCTCCAAACTTGAAAACTTAACAACTGCTATGCCTCCTGCAGCAGGCCTAAAGTACGGACAGCCACTCCAAAATTAGTAGAGATGGACGATAAGCTTAATACAAGAAGCAGAGTCCGTGACACTCTAATTgtcaaaaagaacaaagaagaaaaaagtaacaaGTGTTTTCAACCCCGTTAGATGTAGCAAGATTAACAAAAAATCGTTGTTCTGAACTATTAAAGTACACTAACTGTAACTTGTAATTGGTAAGAGCCAACCACGCCaatattaaacaatatttcaatGAAGATGCACTAAGGTAAATTATGTTATTCAAACTGGAAGTCTTTATACGCACACTATCCATTCATTTAAATAAGTCATATTACTGAAATGTATAAGTACCAAGCCTAGCCAATCAAGCCAAAAATCAAAGAGGacagaaaaaaggaaagaaaagaaataccCCAGTATCCATGTTAGCAAGAAGGCAAGAGATAGGCCATCAGAAGATTTTTCCCTGTAGTTTGTAACGATTTGGGGTATCTCAGCTACACCCCAACTGATAACACTAATCATTCCCAGAGTAAGCGAAACCCCATCTTTCGTACCACAAAGACAGTATTTCATATTATTCTTTACCCATTCCGAACAATGCTTGTTGCTGGGGCAAATGGGCTTTGAGCTTTGAAATGATCCCATTTGCTTCCCACTAGTATGACTGCAATCTAAGCAAGAGAGTTGACGAGAGAGTGAGAGAATATAACCATTACCATAAACagagagaaaatgatgaaaaatatggaacagagagaaaatgatgaaatataCAGAATCTTATGGTCCTGCGTATTtatgattgtttttcttaatagaATCTacgaaaacaaaaatcatcaaGGAGTTCAAACAAAACTAGATTTAAAACACATTCTCAATAGAACATGAATAAACACTAGCAAACCTTTTCCACTTATGtgatcaaaaaagaaaaagaaaaaaaagggcaAAATGAACTGACATTCAAATGCATGC of the Cucumis sativus cultivar 9930 chromosome 3, Cucumber_9930_V3, whole genome shotgun sequence genome contains:
- the LOC101209754 gene encoding uncharacterized protein LOC101209754 isoform X1, with the protein product MGSFQSSKPICPSNKHCSEWVKNNMKYCLCGTKDGVSLTLGMISVISWGVAEIPQIVTNYREKSSDGLSLAFLLTWILGDLFNVFGCILEPATLPTQYYMALVWSKLYTITTGILFTQAIYYGHIYPQMKYRRRQCKGLVHSEANAQIDARDKAQQSYGSVNVNQVNNDDMSKFNTSKRESASTSPIPLPMLRQNSSTGRELYYMSARSLSRSHTPTSGSFLRQKMTPPYIHNPMQEPLLDGNEPSSAPRPPNVKTMLCLVFMLTFFSTLNHHHSAESRFYSVSDNSNKGFVIPVGRKLLQVAGVLQNNVNEGGGGGIGTYLGWAMAVIYMGGRLPQICLNIKRGHVEGLSPLMFIFALIGNSTYVASILVSSTSWSKIKPNLPWLVDAFGCVLLDTFILIQFIYFRYRIRQDEKDKLVLRNEA
- the LOC101210744 gene encoding uncharacterized protein LOC101210744 → MASLLSLYISSSFPSPLPPHRTFSSISPHGSTLQSSPRTTNSRRITTIPLSFRTSYRFTADHEDGDEKITGDFGFDEAVDLFNQGAYYDCHDVLEALWNEAEDPTRTLIHGILQCAVGLHHLFNRNHRGAMMELGEGVCKLRKMEFPSGPFRTFEREITAVLDFVYLTQIELAACDESVCVTMEGSERSYELLGRYGEGQKLYDMEKQVDGSTCIVFSSQTSQTHPLRVKLPTLDATKQHLLALDSH
- the LOC101209754 gene encoding uncharacterized protein LOC101209754 isoform X2 — protein: MGSFQSSKPICPSNKHCSEWVKNNMKYCLCGTKDGVSLTLGMISVISWGVAEIPQIVTNYREKSSDGLSLAFLLTWILGDLFNVFGCILEPATLPTQYYMALLYTITTGILFTQAIYYGHIYPQMKYRRRQCKGLVHSEANAQIDARDKAQQSYGSVNVNQVNNDDMSKFNTSKRESASTSPIPLPMLRQNSSTGRELYYMSARSLSRSHTPTSGSFLRQKMTPPYIHNPMQEPLLDGNEPSSAPRPPNVKTMLCLVFMLTFFSTLNHHHSAESRFYSVSDNSNKGFVIPVGRKLLQVAGVLQNNVNEGGGGGIGTYLGWAMAVIYMGGRLPQICLNIKRGHVEGLSPLMFIFALIGNSTYVASILVSSTSWSKIKPNLPWLVDAFGCVLLDTFILIQFIYFRYRIRQDEKDKLVLRNEA